A window of the Lactuca sativa cultivar Salinas chromosome 7, Lsat_Salinas_v11, whole genome shotgun sequence genome harbors these coding sequences:
- the LOC111884647 gene encoding uncharacterized protein LOC111884647: MPPPPPPPSMENAALIAAVTAAVTAAMAQMSNNGSGGGVNSSTNGQRPGRSGDCTFVSQPLIMFFQSFPSILHLDPGSRSVPDPPKNDTNNDTGFTFPGPNPQIGSENGDATKSSEFGDQKTSSRAPLVERMAARAGHNALRLNTEIIKSSDNSQTQQSPYLFSPGVSPTSFLESPVFLSNSLVQPSPTTGKFQFVPNGNGRSSMMFLDSSNRVKENFFEDTNNTSFAFKPFPDSAPVSRDHVNPPFMSTQSFQHNETLVQSERQFPPQKIEPTQNETSALHIRSGFLNGNSERSQEHH; encoded by the exons ATGcctccaccaccaccgcctccatcAATGGAAAATGCCGCATTGATAGCTGCTGTAACGGCTGCAGTAACAGCTGCAATGGCCCAAATGAGTAACAATGGTTCTGGTGGGGGAGTGAATAGTTCTACGAATGGCCAACGACCAGGTCGTTCAGGGGATTGTac GTTCGTATCACAACCCTTAATCATGTTTTTTCAATCATTTCCATCGATTCTTCATTTGGATCCTGGTTCAAGATCAGTACCCGACCCTCCAAAAAATGATACCAATAACGACACCGGGTTCACTTTCCCTGGACCAAATCCCCAAATCGGGTCTGAAAATGGCGATGCGACAAAATCAAGTGAGTTTGGTGATCAAAAAACGAGCTCAAGGGCACCTCTTGTTGAAAGAATGGCAGCTAGAGCTGGTCATAATGCTCTTAGGTTGAATACAGAGATTATAAAATCTTCTGATAATTCACAAACTCAACAATCTCCATATTTATTTTCACCTGGTGTTAGCCCAACTTCTTTTCTGGAATCACCTGTTTTCCTTTCCAACTCATTG GTTCAACCATCTCCAACTACTGGAAAGTTCCAATTTGTTCCAAATGGTAATGGTAGAAGCTCCATGATGTTCTTGGATTCCTCTAATAGGGTTAAAGAAAATTTCTTTGAGGACACTAATAACACTTCTTTTGCCTTTAAGCCTTTCCCAGATTCAGCTCCTGTATCTCGTGATCAT GTGAATCCACCTTTCATGTCTACacaatcttttcaacataatgaAACTCTAGTTCAATCTGAAAGACAATTCCCTCCACAAAAGATTGAACCAACACAAAATGAAACATCTGCACTCCATATTCGCTCAGGCTTTCTTAATGGCAATTCTGAAAGATCTCAAGAACATCATTAA